In Equus caballus isolate H_3958 breed thoroughbred chromosome 26, TB-T2T, whole genome shotgun sequence, the following are encoded in one genomic region:
- the LOC111770747 gene encoding keratin-associated protein 19-3-like: protein MSYYGSCYGGLGYGYGGFGGLGSGCGCGWGRFHRLGYGCGYGVYGYGSGCGGYGYGCYRPCYYGRYWSSGFY from the coding sequence ATGAGCTACTACGGCAGCTGCTACGGAGGCCTCGGCTACGGCTATGgaggctttggtggcctgggttctggCTGTGGCTGTGGATGGGGCCGCTTCCACAGACTGGGCTACGGCTGTGGTTATGGAGTCTACGGATACGGCTCTGGCTGTGGAGGCTACGGATATGGCTGCTATCGTCCCTGTTACTATGGAAGATACTGGTCTTCTGGTTTCTACTGA